A genome region from Gammaproteobacteria bacterium includes the following:
- a CDS encoding beta-lactamase family protein has product MFFRTNRRKAPGIELAAWAGCGLLSLCVAGATNSVRASPPMDTPATHRELLRDIEAAHTRELQEEGVIGAGFLVADRKGLLGRYNFGFADVERRNRVDEDTIFHWASVTKILTSVAAMQLVERGLLSLDAPVVSFLPEIGAVHNRFGPMDAITVRHLLTHSSGFRGPTWPWKDEPGWQPHEPRSWSQLVAMMPYTEIRFEPGTRYGYSNLGAIFLGRIVQTLTGDTIEAYVDKNIFKPLGMYRSYFDMTPWHLAGSRSHGYYAEEGGPRSIGPDFDTGITAANGGLNAPLSDMRRFADFLAGNSEVTGILQPATLARMFEPAFPVGSDQDRDVSVGLGFFIADNRTRVTEEVVRWVGHSGYQLTHRSSFMVNPADGQVFLAAANTVRRSGGNPSEVNLRRLLLSIYFPIVSGR; this is encoded by the coding sequence ATGTTTTTCAGGACCAACCGTCGGAAAGCGCCCGGCATCGAACTGGCGGCATGGGCCGGCTGCGGGCTGCTGAGTTTATGCGTCGCGGGCGCAACGAATTCGGTCCGGGCCTCCCCGCCCATGGACACCCCTGCCACGCACCGCGAACTACTCCGGGACATCGAGGCCGCGCACACCCGGGAGCTGCAGGAAGAGGGCGTCATCGGCGCCGGGTTTCTGGTGGCGGACAGGAAAGGTTTGCTCGGGCGCTACAACTTCGGGTTCGCGGATGTCGAGCGTCGGAACCGGGTTGACGAAGATACGATTTTCCATTGGGCTTCGGTGACCAAGATCCTGACCTCGGTGGCGGCAATGCAGCTCGTCGAGCGTGGCCTGCTGTCCCTGGACGCGCCGGTGGTCTCCTTTCTGCCGGAAATCGGCGCGGTCCATAATCGCTTCGGCCCCATGGACGCGATCACCGTCCGCCACCTGCTGACCCATTCTTCCGGCTTCCGCGGCCCCACCTGGCCCTGGAAGGACGAGCCCGGCTGGCAGCCTCATGAACCGCGCAGCTGGTCGCAGCTGGTCGCGATGATGCCCTATACGGAAATCCGTTTTGAACCGGGCACGAGGTACGGCTATTCGAACCTCGGCGCCATCTTTCTCGGCCGGATCGTCCAGACGCTTACGGGCGACACGATCGAGGCCTACGTCGACAAGAACATCTTCAAGCCGCTGGGCATGTACCGAAGTTACTTCGACATGACGCCCTGGCATCTCGCCGGATCCAGGTCCCACGGCTATTACGCCGAAGAGGGCGGCCCACGATCCATCGGACCGGACTTCGATACCGGGATCACCGCGGCGAACGGCGGACTGAACGCCCCCTTGTCCGATATGCGCAGGTTCGCGGATTTTCTGGCCGGCAACTCCGAGGTCACAGGAATCCTTCAGCCAGCGACGCTCGCGCGGATGTTCGAGCCCGCCTTTCCGGTCGGCAGCGATCAGGACCGTGACGTCAGCGTCGGCCTCGGGTTCTTCATCGCCGACAACCGGACCCGCGTCACTGAAGAAGTCGTCCGGTGGGTCGGCCATTCGGGCTACCAGTTGACCCATCGCTCGTCGTTCATGGTCAATCCGGCGGACGGCCAGGTTTTTCTCGCGGCCGCCAACACCGTCCGCCGCTCCGGGGGGAACCCCTCCGAAGTCAATCTGCGCAGACTCCTGTTGAGCATATACTTCCCGATCGTCTCCGGGAGGTAG
- a CDS encoding LysR family transcriptional regulator, with product MANIHPPLDWVRVFEVAARTGSFAVAAKALSVSPGAVSRTVKELEKFLGIKLFRRLPRGVELTAIGEDYARRVSPAIRRIAEASANISRRKRASTLRVTAMPALGERWLVPRLGKFRDEFPDISVEVSADAAVIDLADSNFDLALRYGDGRFGDLEAVKLFPDEIFPVMAPTVATKYRINEFTDIFRVPRLQDTYWASDWKLWLDAAGVIAPADWHQTSFTLYSMALSAAAAGQGVVMGHHVLVESDLREGRLVEPFGLRVKVPKSFYCIENPNRPGSEAVKAFVDWLARLAVSN from the coding sequence ATGGCCAACATACATCCTCCGCTGGACTGGGTACGCGTCTTCGAGGTTGCGGCCCGAACGGGAAGCTTTGCGGTTGCGGCCAAGGCGCTGTCCGTGTCTCCCGGAGCGGTCAGCCGGACGGTCAAGGAGCTGGAAAAGTTTCTGGGCATAAAGCTGTTCAGACGACTGCCGCGCGGAGTGGAGCTGACCGCGATCGGCGAGGACTATGCAAGGAGGGTTTCGCCGGCCATTCGCAGGATCGCCGAGGCATCGGCCAACATATCGAGGCGGAAACGCGCCAGTACGCTGCGGGTGACGGCAATGCCCGCGCTGGGGGAACGATGGCTGGTGCCCCGTCTCGGCAAATTCCGCGACGAGTTCCCGGACATTTCCGTGGAAGTATCGGCCGATGCCGCCGTAATCGACCTCGCCGACTCGAATTTCGACCTGGCATTGCGCTATGGAGACGGCCGCTTCGGCGATCTGGAAGCAGTCAAGCTCTTCCCGGACGAGATCTTTCCGGTAATGGCGCCGACCGTCGCAACAAAGTACCGAATCAACGAATTCACGGACATCTTCAGGGTTCCGCGCCTGCAGGACACGTACTGGGCCAGCGACTGGAAACTGTGGCTCGATGCGGCCGGTGTTATCGCACCGGCGGACTGGCACCAGACGTCGTTCACGTTGTACAGCATGGCGCTTTCGGCGGCCGCGGCCGGACAGGGCGTGGTCATGGGGCATCATGTTCTGGTGGAATCGGATCTGCGGGAGGGCCGCCTGGTGGAGCCATTCGGGCTCAGGGTGAAGGTCCCGAAGAGCTTCTACTGCATTGAGAACCCCAATCGACCGGGATCCGAAGCCGTCAAGGCATTCGTCGACTGGCTGGCCCGCCTCGCGGTTAGCAACTGA